Proteins encoded by one window of uncultured Draconibacterium sp.:
- a CDS encoding glycoside hydrolase family 88 protein, which yields MRTNLFLVITLLLFTACTVKENKLDVSEKINYCVDKAKSVAQTLDAPDKYPRNIPEGKTTWKTTGVRDWTSGFWPGVLWYAYEASGDDEIRKQAERFTQPIELIANTSARNHDIGFMVYCSFGNGYRITGNETYKQTILDAADTLATLYNPKVGTILSWPKNKHYQHNTIMDNMMNLELLFWAAKNGGSQNLYDIAVKHAETCMTTLIRPDFSSYHVAIFDTLTWQFVKGVTHQGYADDSQWARGQAWGIYGYAMCARETGRADFLKTAQKLSDVFNSRLPEDVIPFWDFDDPTIPNAPRDASAAAVAACGMLQISELVKDEVTKEKYKNAAITLIEHLSSEKYLSGDVNQAFLLHSTGHHPKGSEIDVPIIYADYYYLEALLKLKGIRE from the coding sequence ATGAGAACAAACTTATTCTTGGTTATTACCTTGTTGTTGTTTACTGCATGTACGGTAAAAGAAAACAAGTTAGATGTTTCTGAAAAGATTAATTATTGTGTAGACAAGGCTAAAAGTGTTGCACAAACATTGGATGCCCCCGACAAGTACCCACGGAATATCCCCGAAGGAAAAACAACGTGGAAAACAACAGGGGTGCGCGATTGGACCAGTGGGTTTTGGCCGGGAGTTTTGTGGTATGCCTATGAAGCTTCGGGTGATGATGAAATCAGAAAACAAGCTGAAAGATTTACCCAGCCTATTGAGTTAATTGCTAATACTTCGGCCCGAAATCATGACATTGGTTTTATGGTGTATTGCAGTTTCGGAAATGGCTACCGAATTACCGGAAATGAAACATACAAACAAACGATTCTTGATGCAGCCGATACCTTAGCGACTCTTTACAATCCAAAAGTTGGAACTATTTTGTCGTGGCCTAAAAATAAGCATTACCAACACAACACCATTATGGATAATATGATGAACCTGGAGTTGTTGTTTTGGGCAGCTAAAAACGGAGGTAGTCAAAACCTGTACGACATTGCGGTAAAACATGCCGAAACCTGTATGACAACGCTTATTCGTCCTGATTTTTCATCGTACCACGTGGCTATTTTCGACACCCTTACCTGGCAATTTGTAAAAGGTGTTACGCACCAGGGCTATGCCGACGATTCGCAATGGGCACGTGGACAAGCCTGGGGGATTTACGGCTACGCTATGTGTGCACGCGAAACCGGAAGAGCTGACTTTTTGAAAACAGCACAAAAGCTATCGGATGTTTTTAACAGCCGTTTGCCTGAAGATGTAATTCCTTTTTGGGATTTCGACGATCCAACAATTCCGAATGCACCAAGAGATGCATCGGCAGCAGCAGTTGCGGCTTGCGGAATGTTGCAAATTTCTGAACTGGTAAAAGATGAAGTAACCAAAGAAAAGTACAAAAATGCGGCAATTACATTAATCGAACATCTTTCGAGTGAAAAATACCTGAGTGGCGATGTCAACCAGGCGTTTTTGTTGCACTCCACCGGGCATCATCCAAAAGGAAGCGAAATTGATGTCCCTATTATTTATGCTGATTATTATTATTTGGAAGCCTTGCTTAAGTTGAAAGGGATAAGGGAATGA